A section of the Streptomyces agglomeratus genome encodes:
- a CDS encoding HAD family hydrolase, protein MGPTRLAAVLFDLDGVIVNTFAYWLTVMNRAAVHYRAPAISAEDLRRTWGQSLQEDIRDSFPGHEAAELEEFYRNEIPELVELLKVAPKAAAVLATLHRGGLATGLVTNASGFFARTVVEHGRLSFDVLVTAEDVGRPKPAPVCVQLACGRLSVRPSRALFVGDSPFDQKAAVAAGAHFAGIGDQVHTGLKLISLTDLLHMEAE, encoded by the coding sequence ATGGGCCCCACCCGCCTAGCAGCTGTCCTGTTCGATCTTGACGGTGTCATCGTGAACACCTTCGCGTACTGGCTGACGGTCATGAACCGGGCCGCCGTCCACTACCGGGCCCCCGCCATCAGCGCCGAAGACCTCCGCCGCACTTGGGGCCAAAGTCTGCAGGAGGACATACGCGACTCCTTCCCAGGACACGAAGCGGCAGAGCTGGAAGAGTTCTACCGTAACGAGATACCCGAGCTGGTAGAGCTGCTGAAAGTAGCCCCCAAAGCAGCAGCTGTGCTGGCCACGTTGCACCGCGGCGGCCTGGCCACCGGTCTGGTGACGAACGCATCTGGCTTCTTCGCCCGAACAGTGGTGGAACATGGCCGGCTGTCCTTTGACGTCCTGGTCACGGCCGAAGACGTCGGACGGCCCAAGCCCGCTCCTGTCTGCGTCCAGCTCGCCTGTGGACGGCTGAGTGTCAGGCCCTCGCGAGCACTGTTCGTCGGTGACTCACCCTTCGATCAGAAGGCAGCTGTGGCCGCCGGAGCCCATTTCGCCGGAATCGGCGACCAAGTGCACACGGGATTGAAACTTATAAGCTTGACCGACTTGCTCCACATGGAGGCGGAGTGA
- a CDS encoding M3 family oligoendopeptidase, which yields MSAQWDLSHLLPSSREPAVGVHSLLSLAEAAAGELAVHRGRVAAFSGAELVCFMQKLAEVRDLLGRARWYAALRLSEDVADDERLALDQCVNERATAVDSRLLFFDVEWAAVPAEVAEELLRTDSLDFCGHHLRRLRVNRPHLLPEAAERALAEKAVVGARAWEHLFDELVGAMEVADGTATQSLDSALSRMSSADRTERRRVADALTAAFVPQLRTRAFTYGTILRDAAIEDRLRGRSHWRARRNAENQVSEASVQALLDAVSSRYDLVRRWYRLKARLLGVQRLAHYDRSAPIGSASRAVSWQEARETVLDAYAAFSPQLERAARRFFVENWVDARTGPRRRQGASCEYTVPSVHPYVRVNWQGRAPDVLTLGHEIGHGVHGLLAAPCGIFHQHAPVTLAETAAVFGETLVLRRFEAMATLPAHQLDVLAASLDGAASIVFRQTALSRFEERAHRAARERGTLSADDFADFWIDTQSEMFGTSVDIDDDYRPWWSYISHFVGVPGYLYSYVFGHLLGLALHHRYIQGDTSIPALYVRLLEAGGSAAPNNLLHAVGIDTESGTVWNEGLDLIEQQLRAAEQMSSLVTDRSAAR from the coding sequence GTGAGCGCGCAATGGGATCTATCCCATCTACTGCCCAGTTCGAGAGAACCGGCCGTCGGCGTGCACAGTCTGCTCTCCCTCGCCGAGGCCGCCGCCGGGGAGCTTGCCGTGCACCGCGGCCGCGTCGCGGCGTTCTCCGGCGCCGAACTCGTGTGCTTCATGCAGAAGCTGGCGGAAGTCCGCGACCTGCTCGGCCGCGCCCGATGGTATGCGGCCCTGCGCCTGAGCGAGGACGTCGCGGACGACGAGCGTCTCGCGCTGGACCAATGCGTGAACGAGCGTGCCACCGCCGTTGACTCGCGGCTGCTGTTCTTCGATGTGGAATGGGCCGCCGTGCCGGCGGAGGTCGCCGAGGAACTGCTGCGCACGGACAGCCTCGACTTCTGCGGCCACCATCTTCGCCGACTGCGGGTCAACCGTCCCCACCTGCTGCCGGAAGCCGCCGAACGGGCCCTGGCGGAGAAGGCCGTCGTAGGCGCCCGGGCGTGGGAGCACCTCTTCGACGAACTCGTCGGTGCCATGGAGGTCGCGGACGGCACCGCAACCCAGTCGCTGGATTCGGCTCTCTCCCGGATGTCGTCGGCCGATCGAACTGAGCGTCGCCGTGTGGCCGATGCCCTCACAGCCGCATTTGTGCCGCAGTTGCGTACCCGGGCGTTCACGTACGGCACGATCCTGCGGGACGCTGCGATCGAGGACCGGCTGCGCGGCCGCAGCCACTGGCGAGCGCGCCGGAACGCGGAGAACCAGGTCTCCGAGGCTTCCGTCCAGGCGCTGCTGGACGCGGTGAGCAGCCGATACGACCTGGTGCGGCGGTGGTACCGGCTGAAAGCCCGACTGCTCGGAGTGCAGCGGTTGGCTCACTACGACCGCTCAGCCCCGATCGGCTCCGCCTCACGCGCGGTCAGCTGGCAGGAGGCGCGGGAGACCGTGCTCGACGCCTATGCGGCGTTCTCCCCTCAGCTGGAGCGGGCCGCCCGCAGGTTCTTCGTCGAGAACTGGGTGGACGCCCGCACCGGGCCGCGTAGGCGCCAGGGTGCGTCCTGTGAGTACACCGTTCCTTCCGTCCACCCCTACGTGCGGGTGAACTGGCAAGGCCGAGCGCCGGACGTCCTGACTCTGGGCCATGAGATAGGCCATGGAGTGCACGGACTTCTTGCCGCTCCCTGTGGCATCTTCCACCAACACGCACCGGTCACATTGGCCGAGACAGCCGCCGTCTTTGGCGAAACGCTCGTGCTGCGCCGCTTTGAGGCGATGGCCACCCTGCCTGCGCACCAACTCGACGTGCTCGCTGCGAGCCTCGACGGGGCTGCGTCGATCGTCTTCCGCCAGACCGCCTTGTCCCGCTTCGAGGAAAGGGCCCACCGGGCCGCCCGAGAGCGCGGCACACTGTCGGCCGACGACTTCGCAGACTTCTGGATCGACACCCAGTCGGAGATGTTCGGAACATCAGTCGACATTGACGACGATTACCGGCCATGGTGGTCCTACATCTCCCACTTCGTCGGCGTGCCCGGATACCTGTACTCCTATGTGTTCGGACATCTCCTGGGCCTGGCGCTTCACCATCGGTACATCCAGGGCGACACCTCCATACCGGCGTTGTACGTCCGGCTTCTGGAGGCGGGCGGATCTGCGGCCCCGAACAACCTGCTGCACGCCGTGGGCATCGACACTGAATCCGGCACGGTGTGGAACGAAGGGCTCGACTTGATCGAGCAGCAACTGAGGGCTGCGGAGCAGATGTCTTCCCTAGTGACGGACAGGAGCGCGGCGCGATGA
- a CDS encoding radical SAM protein: MSFDTFVWKVASRCNLDCTYCYVYNASDTSWNAQPRFMSDEVAAAAAQRIKTHAQERALERVVINFHGGEPFLGGSRHLEALHSRIRTTFRGTGIEVETAVQSNGLLFSADIGDLLLERDIGLYVSLDGPPEINDRRRIDLRGAGTGKVLETRLETLCTQPYKRIFQGFLCVVDPASDPAAVLDYLAQYDPPLIDFLLPLNNHDTMPTGGAGAFTDWLCACFDHWMDLNSGIQVKTFASIILGLLGRTRGDSESEYLVVETDGSIELDDTLKTAFHGAATLGYDVFTHSLEDVSTDPRLLPLRDEVARLSPTCRACGFVEICRGGHVSHRYSAADGLLNPSVYCSALQQLILHTRQRLLREMPAGNSVSHAAG, from the coding sequence ATGAGCTTTGACACGTTCGTATGGAAAGTCGCAAGCCGCTGCAACCTCGACTGCACCTACTGCTATGTCTACAACGCGAGCGACACGTCATGGAACGCGCAGCCGCGCTTCATGTCGGACGAGGTGGCGGCCGCTGCGGCTCAGCGCATCAAGACCCACGCTCAGGAACGGGCCTTGGAACGGGTGGTCATCAACTTCCACGGTGGAGAGCCCTTCCTGGGCGGAAGCCGCCACCTGGAAGCCCTGCACTCCCGTATCCGAACGACGTTCCGGGGCACTGGTATCGAGGTCGAGACGGCCGTCCAGTCGAACGGGCTACTCTTCAGCGCCGACATCGGAGACCTGCTTCTGGAACGGGACATCGGGCTGTACGTCAGCCTTGACGGACCACCGGAGATCAACGACCGGCGGAGAATCGACCTCCGCGGCGCCGGCACCGGCAAAGTGCTGGAGACCAGGCTCGAAACGCTTTGTACACAGCCGTACAAGCGGATCTTCCAAGGCTTCCTCTGCGTTGTGGACCCAGCGTCCGATCCGGCAGCCGTGCTCGACTACCTAGCCCAGTACGATCCCCCTCTCATCGATTTCCTGCTGCCCCTGAACAACCACGACACCATGCCGACGGGCGGCGCCGGGGCGTTCACGGACTGGCTGTGCGCCTGCTTCGACCACTGGATGGATTTGAACTCCGGCATCCAAGTCAAGACTTTCGCCTCCATAATTTTGGGCCTCCTCGGCAGAACGCGAGGCGACAGCGAGTCGGAATACCTCGTGGTCGAGACCGACGGGTCCATCGAGCTCGACGACACACTGAAGACAGCGTTCCACGGAGCAGCCACCCTCGGATACGACGTGTTCACCCACAGTTTGGAGGACGTATCGACCGACCCGCGACTGCTGCCACTCCGGGACGAAGTGGCACGCCTGAGCCCCACCTGCCGTGCCTGCGGCTTCGTCGAAATCTGCCGCGGAGGACACGTCTCGCACCGGTATTCGGCAGCCGACGGGCTCTTAAACCCCAGCGTCTACTGTTCCGCGCTCCAACAGCTCATCCTGCACACCAGGCAGCGACTGCTCCGTGAGATGCCCGCCGGGAACTCGGTATCCCACGCCGCCGGCTGA
- a CDS encoding LLM class flavin-dependent oxidoreductase — MKVGAGLAMMNPGLRPDEEVYRTALRLADLVEPLGYDSIWTVEHHFTGHSPIPNALQLLTYVAGRTHRIELGTAVVVLPWHNPLRVAEEIAVLDLLSEGRATIGFGRGASVVEYAGFCIPRQEGLARLSEGIDFVIRALTTERFAFDGQFYSCPELALRPRPVHDPARRLLGAAHSTQSARLVGAKGLRLLISPERDRSIAEDIIRGYRSSSLEHGHQPAPPTIHLYVSVALTAAEAQVRARTYMTPMVESLARHYRGTPLPVVTPNDVPQEGDEEQEPQASPKGELSRATEAFMAKHLVGTPDECARRIREFKCMFGADHFIGEFSYGAMPYEEAEQNIRLFAREVLPKISTE, encoded by the coding sequence ATGAAGGTCGGTGCAGGACTTGCCATGATGAATCCCGGACTCCGCCCCGACGAGGAGGTCTACCGCACGGCGCTGCGCCTGGCGGACCTCGTCGAACCGCTGGGATACGACTCCATCTGGACTGTGGAGCATCATTTCACCGGGCACTCCCCGATTCCCAACGCCCTTCAGCTGCTCACCTACGTAGCCGGCCGCACGCACCGCATCGAGCTGGGCACCGCTGTGGTCGTCCTTCCCTGGCACAATCCCCTGCGGGTGGCCGAGGAGATCGCAGTCCTAGACCTTCTGTCGGAGGGCCGCGCCACGATCGGTTTCGGCCGGGGTGCCAGCGTGGTCGAATACGCGGGCTTTTGCATCCCGAGGCAGGAGGGGCTTGCACGGCTGAGCGAGGGCATCGACTTCGTGATCAGAGCCCTCACCACCGAGCGCTTCGCCTTCGACGGCCAGTTCTACAGCTGTCCCGAACTCGCTCTACGCCCGCGGCCAGTACACGATCCGGCACGCAGACTGCTGGGAGCTGCACACAGCACCCAATCGGCCCGCCTCGTGGGGGCAAAGGGGCTGCGTCTGCTCATCTCTCCCGAACGTGACCGGAGCATCGCTGAGGACATAATCCGGGGCTACCGCAGTAGCTCGCTCGAGCACGGTCACCAGCCGGCACCACCCACAATCCATTTGTACGTCTCGGTCGCACTCACCGCCGCCGAGGCACAGGTCCGCGCCCGCACATACATGACTCCGATGGTGGAATCTCTGGCCCGCCACTACAGGGGCACCCCATTGCCCGTTGTCACACCCAACGACGTACCCCAGGAGGGGGACGAAGAGCAGGAACCGCAGGCTTCGCCGAAGGGCGAGCTTTCACGAGCCACTGAGGCATTCATGGCGAAACACCTGGTCGGTACACCGGATGAGTGTGCCAGGCGCATACGCGAGTTCAAATGCATGTTCGGTGCGGACCATTTCATCGGCGAGTTCAGCTACGGCGCCATGCCGTACGAGGAGGCCGAGCAAAACATTCGACTCTTCGCGCGAGAGGTGCTTCCCAAGATCAGCACAGAGTGA